The Rhodoferax ferrireducens T118 DNA segment CTCGGCACCTACGCCCCCAAACCCATCACCCAATTGCTGATTGCGGTGGCGCAGTCGATTGGCGGTTAACCATGACAACGGCACAAGCCCTGGCACTTTTCCCCTTGCGCGATATTGCCGCGACCAGCCTGCAGGAGCTGATGCAGCTGTGCGGCCAGCGCCTGCAAGCCGGGGAGCGCTTGCTGACGCTCTTTGGCAGACCGGCGCCGGAACTTGGGGTGAACATCATCGTGGTCACTGCGGTGCTGCAGCCCGCGCAGGGTGCGCTGGTCATCCTGCGCGCCACGGCACAGCGCGGCGAACACTACCGCTGCCTCACCGCCCAACATCCGGCGGCGCAGATTTTTGAGCGCGAACTGTGGGAACAGACGGGTTTGTTCCCGGACGACCACCCCTGGCTCAAACCCGTTCGCTTTGAGGGCGAGCGCCAGCAGCGCATGCTTGAGTACCCTTTCTTCAAGGTGCGCGGGCAGGAGGTGCATGAAGTCGGTGTCGGACCGATTCACGCCAGCGTGATCGAGCCCGGGCATTTCCGCTTCATGTGCCTGGGTGAAAATGTTCATCACCTGGAGATTCAGTTGGGTTACCAGCACCGCGGCGTGGAAGGCCTGCTGCTGCGCCGTCCGGTGTGGCAGCTCACCCCGTTGGTGGAGTCGATTTGCGGCGACTCGGCCGTGGCCTACGCCTGGGGCTATGGCGCCGCGCTGGAATTGATGTCAAATCAGCCTGTAGCCCCCGCCATACAGGCCTCACGTGCTATCGCTTTAGAGATGGAGCGCATCGCCATGCACCTGGCCACGCTGGGTGGCATGGCCACTGACATTGCCTTTTTGCAGGGGGGTGCCACCTACGGCCGCCTGCGCACCGCCATCATCAACGCCAGCCAGCGTGTC contains these protein-coding regions:
- a CDS encoding NADH-quinone oxidoreductase subunit C, which gives rise to MTTAQALALFPLRDIAATSLQELMQLCGQRLQAGERLLTLFGRPAPELGVNIIVVTAVLQPAQGALVILRATAQRGEHYRCLTAQHPAAQIFERELWEQTGLFPDDHPWLKPVRFEGERQQRMLEYPFFKVRGQEVHEVGVGPIHASVIEPGHFRFMCLGENVHHLEIQLGYQHRGVEGLLLRRPVWQLTPLVESICGDSAVAYAWGYGAALELMSNQPVAPAIQASRAIALEMERIAMHLATLGGMATDIAFLQGGATYGRLRTAIINASQRVCGNRFGRGWIRPGQAKPLSEALQQDLTRTLRAFAPDFTQINQLMLAARSVQARLHGTGTVSQQAALDLGLTGPVARASGVALDHRTQWPGAAYGHAPLPMVTEPDGDCWARMRLRMREVDASLAWLLQLLGDTTLNLSQAGQAQSSTPAALQAEALCVSLVEGTRGPVLQVLETSAKGELRHYKVQDPSTANWFGLAFAMRDNAISDFPICNKSFDLSYCGNDL